One window of Oreochromis niloticus isolate F11D_XX linkage group LG23, O_niloticus_UMD_NMBU, whole genome shotgun sequence genomic DNA carries:
- the slc19a2 gene encoding thiamine transporter 1: MSVFFPTVLLCVYGFFTSLRPCEPFLTPYLMGPDKNLTETQVVNEIFPVWTYSYLFLLFPIFLATDFLCYKPVLMLQASSLVVTYVMLWRAQGMLAMQLLEFFFGLATASEVAYYSYIYSVVEPEHYQRVTAYCRSVTLFGSAAGSLTGQVLVSVAKVDRVYLVIITLASASVSFLVPCFLPMPKRSLFFHRHEGAEEARLRSSSRTATRMEKAEDSESRVPLNRPDISRASRSSEAGSGSRGLVAVLRMLFDDFVQCYRCRTLLAWSLWWALATCGYFQIINYSQPLWEHIRPSEKNVIYNGYVETLSTLLGALAALLVGCLPVTWALWGELALCVLSLLMAVCVFVMNTEDIWLSYSFYVLFRTTYMLLITVATYQVAASLNMQRYALVFGVNTFVALLLQSLLTLVVVDSSVLGLKVFTQFLIYGAYFAVISVIFLFAGLYKLASRRHSEQKALPGRRAQSETDSPPIGGTDSRT, from the exons ATGTCGGTGTTTTTCCCCACTGTGCTGCTCTGTGTCTACGGCTTCTTTACCAGCCTGCGGCCGTGCGAGCCCTTCCTCACCCCCTACCTGATGGGACCAGACAAGAACCTGACGGAGACTCAG GTTGTCAATGAAATCTTTCCAGTATGGACGTATTCCTATCTGTTCCTGCTGTTCCCCATCTTCCTGGCCACTGACTTCCTCTGTTATAAGCCGGTGTTGATGCTCCAGGCCAGCAGCTTAGTGGTCACCTATGTCATGCTGTGGAGGGCACAGGGCATGCTGGCCATGCAGCTTCTGGAGTTTTTCTTCGGTCTGGCCACAGCTTCAGAGGTGGCCTACTATTCCTACATCTACAGCGTGGTGGAGCCGGAGCACTACCAGAGAGTGACTGCTTACTGCCGCAGCGTGACTTTGTTCGGATCAGCGGCTGGATCTTTGACCGGTCAGGTGCTGGTATCTGTGGCCAAAGTTGACAGGGTCTACCTCGTCATCATTACGCTGGCGTCAGCCTCCGTGTCTTTTCTGGTGCCCTGCTTTCTCCCCATGCCCAAGAGGAGCTTGTTCTTCCACAGGCATGAAGGGGCAGAGGAGGctaggctccgcagcagcagcagaaccgCCACCAGGATGGAGAAGGCGGAGGATTCGGAGAGCAGGGTGCCGCTGAACAGGCCGGACATCTCCAGG GCATCCAGGTCCTCTGAAGCAGGAAGTGGTAGCAGGGGGCTCGTGGCGGTCCTGCGGATGCTGTTTGATGACTTTGTGCAGTGCTACAGGTGTCGCACCCTGCTGGCCTGGTCACTGTGGTGGGCTCTGGCCACCTGTGGCTACTTCCAGATCATCAACTATTCTCAGCCGCTGTGGGAGCACATTCGTCCATCCGAGAAAAACGTCATCTACAACGGCTATGTAGAGACCCTGTCCACGCTACTCG GGGCTCTGGCAGCGCTGCTGGTGGGCTGCCTGCCTGTGACCTGGGCTCTGTGGGGGGAGTTGGCTCTGTGTGTGCTCTCCTTGCtcatggctgtgtgtgtgtttgtcatgaACACGGAAGACATCTGGCTGTCATACAGCTTCTACGTTCTCTTTAGAACCACTTACATGCTGCTCATCACTGTGGCCAC GTATCAGGTTGCGGCCAGCCTGAACATGCAGCGGTATGCGTTGGTGTTTGGAGTAAACACTTTTGTGGCTCTGCTGCTGCAGTCTCTGCTCACACTGGTGGTGGTGGACTCCTCTGTCCTGGGCCTTAAAGTCTTCACTCAG TTCCTCATCTACGGTGCCTACTTTGCTGTCATTTCTGTGATCTTCCTCTTTGCTGGGCTTTATAAACTGGCCTCCAGGCGGCACTCGGAGCAGAAGGCTCTGCCCGGCAGACGAGCGCAATCTGAGACGGACTCTCCACCGATCGGTGGTACAGACTCCAGGACATAG